In Salarias fasciatus unplaced genomic scaffold, fSalaFa1.1, whole genome shotgun sequence, a single window of DNA contains:
- the LOC115385316 gene encoding GTPase IMAP family member 9-like isoform X2, which produces MSSQPTSRLAPIPLSDRREAPLRVILLGKTGSGKSKFGNVLIEENVFKVNSSANSGTGKCQAATKRNGELIVVDTPGFFDTSGDEANLIPDIGKSITECSPGPHAFLILLKVEKYTEHEKQIITKIRELFSEEAFKYAVLLFTHGDDLGEGETIKQFVSENEDLKELSDKCGGRCHVVDNKYWNNNQQDPYRNNQPQIKQLFSTINEMVKQNGGGCYTNELLQTVERIIREETKRTGSREKAKENFLEFFIKKAVAFVLKVLLGVFLGGIAGASFEAAFTVFREAGHGRSGGYERFPTDSHEEEEGSTIEKMCESLNRQRKPKAQ; this is translated from the exons ATGTCTTCTCAACCTACATCCCGACTTGCACCAATTCCTCTTTCAGACAGAAGGGAAG CACCTCTGAGAGTcatcctgctgggaaaaactgGATCAGGAAAAAGCAAGTTTGGCAATGTCTTGAttgaagaaaatgtgtttaaggTGAATAGTTCTGCAAACTCTGGTACAGGCAAATGCCAGGCAGCCACCAAAAGAAATGGTGAACTCATAGTGGTTGATACTCCTGGTTTCTTTGACACCAGCGGAGATGAAGCAAATCTAATTCCTGATATAGGGAAGAGTATCACAGAGTGCTCACCTGGACCTCATGCTTTTCTCATTTTGCTCAAAGTGGAGAAATACACTGAGCATGAGAAGCAGATTATTACCAAAATAAGAGAGTTATTTTCTGAAGAGGCTTTTAAATATGCTGTGCTGCTCTTCACTCATGGTGACGACCTTGGTGAGGGTGAGACAATCAAACAGTTTGTCAGTGAAAATGAGGATCTGAAAGAGCTTTCAGATAAATGTGGTGGCCGCTGTCATGTTGTTGATAATAAATACTGGAACAACAACCAGCAAGATCCTTACAGAAACAACCAGCCCCAGATCAAACAGCTATTCTCCACAATCAATGAAATGGTGAAACAAAATGGAGGAGGCTGCTACACCAATGAGTTGCTGCAAACAGTGGAGAGAATCATCAGAGAAGAGACGAAGCGAACCGGATCCAGAGAGAAGGCAAAGGAAAATTTCTTGGAgtttttcatcaagaaagcAGTTGCTTTTGTCCTAAAAGTTTTACTGGGAGTTTTTCTGGGTGGTATTGCAGGTGCTTCTTTTGAAGCagcttttacagtttttagAGAAGCAGGTCATGGACGTTCTGGGGGATATGAACGCTTTCCAACAGACTcacatgaggaggaagaagggagtACAATTGAAAAAATGTGTGAATCATTGAACAGACAGAGAAAGCCAAAGGCTCAATag
- the LOC115385316 gene encoding GTPase IMAP family member 9-like isoform X1: MSSQPTSRLAPIPLSDRREAAPLRVILLGKTGSGKSKFGNVLIEENVFKVNSSANSGTGKCQAATKRNGELIVVDTPGFFDTSGDEANLIPDIGKSITECSPGPHAFLILLKVEKYTEHEKQIITKIRELFSEEAFKYAVLLFTHGDDLGEGETIKQFVSENEDLKELSDKCGGRCHVVDNKYWNNNQQDPYRNNQPQIKQLFSTINEMVKQNGGGCYTNELLQTVERIIREETKRTGSREKAKENFLEFFIKKAVAFVLKVLLGVFLGGIAGASFEAAFTVFREAGHGRSGGYERFPTDSHEEEEGSTIEKMCESLNRQRKPKAQ; this comes from the exons ATGTCTTCTCAACCTACATCCCGACTTGCACCAATTCCTCTTTCAGACAGAAGGGAAG CAGCACCTCTGAGAGTcatcctgctgggaaaaactgGATCAGGAAAAAGCAAGTTTGGCAATGTCTTGAttgaagaaaatgtgtttaaggTGAATAGTTCTGCAAACTCTGGTACAGGCAAATGCCAGGCAGCCACCAAAAGAAATGGTGAACTCATAGTGGTTGATACTCCTGGTTTCTTTGACACCAGCGGAGATGAAGCAAATCTAATTCCTGATATAGGGAAGAGTATCACAGAGTGCTCACCTGGACCTCATGCTTTTCTCATTTTGCTCAAAGTGGAGAAATACACTGAGCATGAGAAGCAGATTATTACCAAAATAAGAGAGTTATTTTCTGAAGAGGCTTTTAAATATGCTGTGCTGCTCTTCACTCATGGTGACGACCTTGGTGAGGGTGAGACAATCAAACAGTTTGTCAGTGAAAATGAGGATCTGAAAGAGCTTTCAGATAAATGTGGTGGCCGCTGTCATGTTGTTGATAATAAATACTGGAACAACAACCAGCAAGATCCTTACAGAAACAACCAGCCCCAGATCAAACAGCTATTCTCCACAATCAATGAAATGGTGAAACAAAATGGAGGAGGCTGCTACACCAATGAGTTGCTGCAAACAGTGGAGAGAATCATCAGAGAAGAGACGAAGCGAACCGGATCCAGAGAGAAGGCAAAGGAAAATTTCTTGGAgtttttcatcaagaaagcAGTTGCTTTTGTCCTAAAAGTTTTACTGGGAGTTTTTCTGGGTGGTATTGCAGGTGCTTCTTTTGAAGCagcttttacagtttttagAGAAGCAGGTCATGGACGTTCTGGGGGATATGAACGCTTTCCAACAGACTcacatgaggaggaagaagggagtACAATTGAAAAAATGTGTGAATCATTGAACAGACAGAGAAAGCCAAAGGCTCAATag
- the LOC115385324 gene encoding GTPase IMAP family member 7-like, with protein MASRRIVLLGKTGAGKSSVANTILGEEYFTVSHFSPSGTKQCQEKTKCVDGRSITLIETPGFFGTESSEDQMKAAVISCITQCAPGPHVFLILLKVERFTKQEEELIRDICQHFSEEALQYSSVVFTHGDQLPEVEEIGDFVCKNVALNNLVMKCRGRCHVVDNKYWKRGEEGNYRSNQFQVAEILKTIDQIFEANNGGCYTNEMLQNVHREIQKEEIMIMSSSVSLSQEEIRGRAEVKVSDRLLILFAGIGAGMLTGAFLGVLDLLTADSEQLPALTSTARGRQSMAMAAAQGLMRGVRPGCEAAEEAGSPGEAMLKTIKMLQKQPPSDSRRQITNEQGKTEDKQ; from the coding sequence ATGGCTTCAAGGAGGATtgtcctgctgggaaaaacggGCGCTGGGAAAAGCAGCGTGGCTAACACCATTTTGGGAGAAGAATACTTCACCGTGAGCCACTTCTCCCCTTCTGGGACAAAACAATGTCAAGAAAAAACCAAATGTGTGGACGGCAGAAGCATCACTCTGATAGAAACCCCTGGTTTCTTTGGGACTGAAAGCTCTGAGGACCAGATGAAGGCCGCCGTGATCAGCTGTATCACACAGTGTGCTCCTGGTCCTCATGTGTTTCTCATTTTGCTGAAGGTGGAGAGATTCAccaagcaggaggaagagctcaTCAGAGACATCTGCCAACACTTCTCTGAAGAGGCTCTGCAGTACTCTTCAGTCGTCTTCACTCATGGCGACCAGCTcccagaggtggaggagattgGTGACTTTGTCTGTAAAAATGTGGCTCTGAACAACCTGGTGATGAAATGCAGAGGCCGATGTCACGTTGTGGACAATAAATACTGGAAAAGAGGGGAAGAGGGCAACTACAGGAGCAACCAGTTCCAAGTGGCAGAGATACTCAAGACCATAGATCAGATTTTTGAGGCAAACAACGGAGGGTGCTACACCAATGAGATGCTGCAAAATGTGCACAGAGAAAtccagaaagaagaaataatgaTCATGAGTTCATCAGTCAGTTTGTCACAGGAAGAGATTCGAGGCAGGGCTGAAGTGAAGGTGTCTGACAGGTTGCTGATCCTGTTTGCAGGTATTGGAGCAGGTATGTTGACTGGAGCATTCCTGGGTGTGCTCGATCTGCTCACAGCTGATTCAGAACAGCTTCCAGCTCTGACCTCGACAGCCAGAGGACGACAGTCAATGGCCATGGCTGCTGCGCAGGGATTGATGAGAGGAGTTAGACCAGGATGTGAAGCAGCTGAGGAAGCTGGAAGCCCGGGGGAGGCCATGCTGAAAACCATCAAGATGCTCCAGAAACAGCCTCCCTCAGATTCAAGACGACAGATTACAAATGAGCAAGGAAAAACAGAGGATAAACAAtag